From a single Microbacterium terrisoli genomic region:
- a CDS encoding glycoside hydrolase family 35 protein produces MSSFTIGESDFLLDGAPHRVLSGAIHYFRVHPDQWADRIHKARLMGLNTIETYVAWNAHEPARGQWDATGPGDLGRFLDLVAAEGLHAIVRPGPYICAEWHNGGLPAWLTALPGVGLRRSEPTYLAELDRYLRRVYDIVVPRQIDRGGPVLLVQIENEYGAYGDDQDYLRELVRITRDAGVTVPLTTVDQPQPQMLRDGSLPELHRTGSFGSHSAQRLATLREHQPTGPLMCAEFWDGWFDWWGGVHHTTGAEQAAAELETLLAAGASVNIYMFHGGTNFALTNGANHKGRYLPLTTSYDYDAPLDEAGNPTPKFFALRDVIARYAPVPDEVPADAVPAPTPEAVFTATAPLFEAAPVIASGAPTAIPLSFDDLGVDSGLVRYRATLPAGSAGGVLEVDAVRDGAWVFVDGARAGRLSRSRHERALVIPAGRRIDILVEEQGRVNYGSRLGETKGLIGAPRLNGAAITGWSADPVDLTGAAAASLPERAGTGPLTGPCIARGAFTLTEPADLFLDTDGWGHGFAFVNGFALGRYRATGPQRTLYVPGPVTRVGQNEITVIELEQLPTDRARFAPAPLLGPTEE; encoded by the coding sequence TGCACCCCGATCAGTGGGCCGACCGTATCCACAAGGCCCGGCTGATGGGCCTGAACACGATCGAGACGTACGTCGCCTGGAACGCCCACGAGCCCGCGCGCGGGCAGTGGGATGCCACGGGCCCGGGCGACCTCGGACGGTTCCTCGACCTCGTGGCGGCCGAAGGTCTGCACGCCATCGTCCGGCCGGGGCCGTACATCTGCGCGGAATGGCACAACGGAGGCCTGCCCGCGTGGCTGACTGCGCTGCCCGGCGTCGGGCTGCGACGCAGCGAGCCGACGTATCTCGCCGAGCTCGACCGGTACCTGCGCCGCGTGTACGACATCGTCGTCCCCCGCCAGATCGACCGCGGCGGGCCGGTGCTGCTCGTGCAGATCGAGAACGAGTACGGCGCATACGGCGACGACCAGGACTACCTGCGCGAGCTGGTGCGCATCACTCGGGATGCCGGCGTCACGGTGCCGCTGACGACCGTCGACCAGCCGCAGCCGCAGATGCTGCGCGACGGATCGCTGCCCGAACTGCATCGCACCGGATCCTTCGGGTCGCACAGCGCGCAGCGCCTGGCGACGCTGCGTGAGCACCAGCCCACCGGACCGCTGATGTGCGCGGAGTTCTGGGACGGCTGGTTCGACTGGTGGGGCGGCGTGCACCACACCACCGGTGCGGAGCAGGCCGCGGCCGAACTGGAGACGCTGCTGGCCGCAGGCGCATCCGTGAACATCTACATGTTCCACGGAGGGACGAACTTCGCTCTCACGAACGGAGCCAACCACAAGGGCCGGTACCTGCCGCTGACGACGTCGTACGACTACGACGCGCCGCTGGATGAGGCCGGCAACCCCACCCCCAAATTCTTCGCGCTGCGCGATGTGATCGCCCGGTACGCTCCTGTTCCCGACGAGGTGCCCGCCGACGCGGTGCCGGCGCCGACACCGGAGGCCGTCTTCACCGCCACCGCGCCCCTCTTCGAGGCCGCGCCGGTCATCGCATCGGGTGCGCCCACCGCGATCCCGCTCTCCTTCGACGACCTCGGCGTCGACAGCGGGCTGGTCCGCTACCGGGCGACGCTGCCGGCGGGCTCCGCCGGGGGCGTCCTCGAGGTCGACGCCGTGCGCGACGGCGCATGGGTGTTCGTCGACGGCGCACGGGCCGGGCGCCTCTCGCGCTCACGACACGAGCGCGCGCTGGTCATCCCCGCCGGCCGTCGGATCGACATCCTGGTCGAAGAGCAGGGCCGGGTCAACTACGGCAGCCGCCTGGGCGAGACGAAGGGACTGATCGGTGCACCGCGGCTGAACGGTGCTGCGATCACGGGATGGTCTGCCGATCCTGTCGACCTCACCGGGGCGGCTGCGGCATCCCTGCCCGAACGCGCGGGCACCGGACCGCTCACCGGGCCGTGCATCGCCCGCGGCGCGTTCACGCTCACCGAGCCCGCCGATCTGTTCTTGGACACCGACGGCTGGGGGCACGGCTTCGCTTTCGTGAACGGGTTCGCACTGGGCCGCTACCGCGCGACCGGTCCGCAGCGCACACTGTACGTACCGGGCCCGGTCACCCGGGTCGGGCAGAATGAAATCACGGTGATCGAACTCGAGCAGCTGCCCACCGACCGCGCACGTTTCGCGCCCGCACCGCTGCTCGGACCGACAGAGGAGTGA
- the galE gene encoding UDP-glucose 4-epimerase GalE, whose translation MSWLVTGGAGYIGAHIVRALAAAGLAPVVIDDLSSGHADFVPAGVPFIHGTILDRDLVIQTLRAHDVRGVIHVAGFKYAGVSVRRPLHTYTQNVDGTRIVLEAMAAADVTNLVFSSSAAVYGTPDVPLVTEDLPKRPASPYGESKLIGEWLIADQGVATAESAHPLRHTSLRYFNVVGSGDAAVYDSSPHNLFPLVFEALLAGHTPKIFGDDYATPDGTNVRDYVHVADIAAAHVVAAQRLASKAAIEPAYNLGSQNGLSVRQIMDAMARVTGISFVPEIAPRRPGDPDRIVATGQLAARDLDWANRHTVDEMVRSGWEAAAAAR comes from the coding sequence ATGTCCTGGCTCGTGACCGGCGGCGCCGGATACATCGGCGCCCACATCGTCCGCGCGCTGGCCGCGGCGGGGCTGGCGCCGGTCGTGATCGACGACCTGTCCAGCGGGCACGCGGACTTCGTGCCGGCCGGGGTGCCGTTCATCCACGGCACGATCCTGGATCGAGACCTCGTCATCCAGACGCTGCGCGCGCACGACGTGCGCGGTGTCATCCACGTCGCCGGATTCAAGTACGCGGGGGTCTCGGTACGGCGGCCGCTGCACACCTACACGCAGAACGTGGACGGCACACGCATCGTGCTCGAGGCGATGGCCGCCGCAGACGTCACGAACCTCGTCTTCTCGTCGTCGGCGGCCGTCTACGGCACTCCCGACGTGCCGCTGGTGACCGAGGACTTGCCCAAGCGGCCGGCGTCGCCCTACGGCGAGTCCAAGCTCATCGGCGAGTGGCTGATCGCCGATCAGGGTGTCGCGACGGCCGAGTCCGCGCATCCGCTGCGCCACACGTCGCTGCGGTACTTCAACGTCGTCGGCTCGGGCGATGCCGCGGTGTACGACTCGAGCCCGCACAACCTGTTCCCGCTCGTGTTCGAGGCGCTGCTGGCCGGACACACTCCGAAGATCTTCGGCGACGACTACGCCACCCCAGACGGCACGAACGTGCGCGACTATGTGCACGTGGCCGACATCGCCGCCGCCCACGTCGTGGCCGCCCAGCGGCTCGCGTCGAAAGCGGCGATCGAGCCCGCCTACAACCTCGGGTCCCAGAACGGGCTGTCGGTCAGACAGATCATGGATGCCATGGCCCGCGTGACCGGGATCTCTTTCGTGCCCGAGATCGCGCCGCGGCGGCCCGGCGACCCCGACCGGATCGTGGCGACCGGACAGCTGGCCGCCCGCGACCTGGACTGGGCGAACCGCCATACGGTGGATGAGATGGTGCGCTCGGGCTGGGAGGCGGCCGCCGCCGCGCGCTGA
- a CDS encoding LacI family DNA-binding transcriptional regulator, with protein sequence MASTARRVSMADVAARAGVSGQTVSRVVNASPRVDPVTRARVEHAMAELDYRPHRAARALRTGRTQTIGLVAATLATIGNSRMLQAVADAAAARGYSLVVVTLGRTADVEADPIAAAFERLRDQGVDGAIVLNEATALMHDASVPADLRLVVVDAPDGARGPGFDGAGGARGPGFSIVQTDHAAGARVATEHLLSLGHTAVHHLAGPARSFSADERERGWRAALVAAGAAVPEPVRGDWTAASGHRLGQRLAADPAVTAVFAANDQMALGLLRALADAGRRVPEEVSVVGFDDVADAAQYRPPLTTVRQDFDALGARAVEVLVSGIERGAAPVSYTLPAQLVVRDSAGARRAEGFAPSGGPSAPEGTSVG encoded by the coding sequence ATGGCGTCGACGGCGCGACGGGTGTCGATGGCGGATGTCGCTGCCCGCGCCGGGGTGTCAGGTCAGACGGTATCGCGGGTCGTGAACGCGAGTCCGCGCGTGGATCCGGTCACCCGGGCGCGCGTGGAGCACGCCATGGCGGAGCTGGACTACCGACCCCATCGGGCGGCGCGGGCCCTGCGCACCGGACGCACGCAGACGATCGGCCTGGTTGCGGCGACCCTGGCGACGATCGGCAATTCGCGCATGCTGCAGGCCGTGGCCGATGCCGCCGCCGCCCGCGGATACTCCCTCGTGGTCGTGACCCTCGGCCGGACGGCGGACGTCGAGGCCGATCCCATTGCGGCGGCGTTCGAGCGGCTGCGCGATCAGGGGGTGGACGGCGCGATAGTGCTCAACGAGGCGACGGCGCTCATGCATGACGCGTCGGTTCCCGCCGACCTGCGACTCGTGGTGGTCGATGCGCCCGACGGCGCCCGCGGCCCGGGCTTCGATGGCGCCGGCGGCGCCCGCGGCCCGGGATTCAGCATCGTCCAGACCGACCATGCCGCCGGCGCCCGGGTCGCCACCGAGCATCTGCTCTCGCTCGGCCACACGGCCGTCCACCATCTCGCCGGTCCCGCCAGGTCGTTCTCGGCCGATGAGCGCGAACGCGGCTGGCGGGCGGCGCTCGTTGCTGCCGGTGCGGCGGTCCCCGAACCTGTGCGCGGTGACTGGACCGCGGCATCCGGGCACCGACTCGGACAGCGCCTCGCGGCCGACCCCGCCGTCACGGCCGTGTTCGCGGCGAACGACCAGATGGCGCTCGGATTGCTCCGGGCCCTGGCCGACGCCGGGCGTCGTGTGCCCGAGGAGGTGAGCGTGGTCGGCTTCGACGACGTGGCCGACGCGGCGCAGTACCGTCCCCCGTTGACGACGGTGCGGCAGGACTTCGATGCGCTGGGCGCCCGCGCGGTCGAGGTGCTCGTGTCGGGCATCGAGCGCGGCGCCGCGCCGGTCTCGTACACGCTGCCCGCACAGCTCGTCGTGCGCGACAGCGCGGGCGCCCGCCGAGCGGAGGGCTTTGCGCCGAGCGGAGGACCATCAGCACCGGAGGGTACTTCTGTCGGCTGA
- the galT gene encoding galactose-1-phosphate uridylyltransferase, whose product MPVPTPADEPTVLGGGIVRRRTHLADGRELLYYDDPDTTLGPDRAVDARTLDPRPETATMRQDVLTGDWISVAAARQNRAFLPPAELDPLAPQTPTNPSEIPSRYDVAVFENRSPSFGPALAEATAAAPAAGNPPEGLDDLASLGLGRERTSVGRCEVVCFSPETTGSFGTQTETRARTVIEAWADRTAALSALPGIEQVFPFENRGEAIGVTLGHPHGQIYSYPYITPRTLRTLASIERTSPTLFADILDAERSSERVVLEGLHWSAYVPFAARWPLEVHLMPHRQVADFTETSDAERDELARLYLLLLRGVDALYPTPTPYIAAWHQAPVRVARDSYRLHLELTSPRRAADKLKYLAGSEAAMGAWIADIPPETAAARLRDALAGVSR is encoded by the coding sequence ATGCCCGTCCCCACCCCCGCAGACGAGCCGACGGTTCTCGGCGGCGGCATCGTCAGGCGCCGCACCCACCTGGCCGACGGGCGCGAACTCCTCTACTACGACGACCCCGACACGACCCTCGGCCCCGACCGCGCGGTCGACGCGCGCACTCTCGACCCGCGGCCCGAGACGGCCACGATGCGCCAGGACGTGCTCACCGGCGACTGGATCTCGGTCGCCGCCGCCCGCCAGAACCGCGCGTTCCTTCCGCCTGCCGAGCTGGACCCGCTTGCTCCCCAGACCCCGACCAATCCCAGCGAGATTCCCTCGCGCTACGACGTCGCGGTGTTCGAGAACCGTTCCCCGTCATTCGGCCCGGCACTGGCCGAGGCCACAGCCGCCGCCCCCGCCGCGGGGAATCCTCCCGAGGGGCTCGACGATCTCGCCTCGCTCGGGCTCGGGCGCGAGCGCACGAGCGTCGGTCGCTGCGAGGTCGTATGCTTCAGCCCCGAGACCACCGGCTCGTTCGGCACGCAGACCGAGACCCGCGCGCGCACCGTGATCGAGGCGTGGGCAGATCGCACCGCCGCGCTGTCGGCACTGCCGGGCATCGAGCAGGTGTTCCCGTTCGAGAACCGCGGTGAGGCGATCGGGGTGACCCTGGGCCACCCGCACGGCCAGATCTACTCGTACCCCTACATCACACCGCGCACACTGCGGACCCTGGCAAGCATCGAACGCACCTCGCCGACGCTGTTCGCCGACATCCTCGACGCCGAACGCTCATCCGAGCGGGTCGTGCTCGAGGGCCTGCACTGGAGCGCGTACGTGCCGTTCGCCGCCCGCTGGCCGCTCGAAGTGCATCTGATGCCCCACCGTCAGGTCGCTGATTTCACCGAGACCTCCGATGCGGAACGCGACGAGCTGGCCCGCCTGTATCTGCTGCTGCTGCGCGGCGTCGACGCGCTCTACCCGACTCCGACCCCCTACATCGCCGCATGGCATCAGGCGCCGGTGCGCGTGGCCCGCGACTCGTATCGCCTGCACCTCGAGCTGACCAGCCCTCGTCGTGCGGCCGACAAGCTCAAGTACCTGGCCGGGTCAGAGGCGGCGATGGGCGCCTGGATCGCCGACATCCCACCCGAGACCGCCGCCGCCCGACTGCGCGACGCGCTGGCGGGGGTGTCCCGATGA
- the galK gene encoding galactokinase — MTAEATMDAAPDPRVPAAGAAAQALFASTFGASTFGALPTGAWSAPGRVNLIGEHTDYNEGFVLPFAIDRRTHVAAALNGTGRIRVASTFADAPAEAALDDLDVMFPASEARSDAPRVTEWATYPLGVAWALRLAGTAAGAGVDIAIASDVPVGAGLSSSAAIEGAVASALNDLLGAGLGPVALAQIGRRAENEAVGAPTGIMDQMAAMLGRTDAAIFLDCRSLAADIVDLGFSAAGLEIVVIDTRVSHAHSTGGYRERRDACERGAALMGVPALRDVSVGDLERAQQVMDAVTLRRVRHVVTENQRVLDTVRALRAGSPAEIGPLLDASHASMRDDFEISTPELDVAVEAARAAGALGARMTGGGFGGAAIALTPHERIDAVAEAAASAFASAGFAAPHVFTVAPSHGARRDA; from the coding sequence ATGACTGCAGAGGCGACGATGGATGCCGCACCCGACCCGCGCGTGCCGGCCGCCGGCGCCGCGGCACAGGCCCTGTTCGCCTCGACATTCGGCGCCTCGACGTTCGGCGCCTTGCCGACCGGCGCATGGTCGGCCCCCGGCCGGGTGAACCTCATCGGCGAGCACACCGACTACAACGAGGGGTTCGTCCTCCCGTTCGCGATCGATCGGCGCACCCATGTCGCCGCGGCCCTCAACGGCACCGGCCGCATCCGGGTCGCCTCGACGTTCGCCGACGCACCCGCCGAAGCCGCGCTCGACGACCTCGACGTCATGTTCCCGGCCTCAGAGGCCCGCTCCGACGCACCGCGCGTCACTGAGTGGGCGACCTACCCGCTCGGCGTGGCATGGGCACTGCGCCTGGCCGGCACTGCGGCGGGCGCGGGCGTCGACATCGCGATCGCCTCGGACGTCCCGGTCGGGGCGGGACTCTCCTCGTCCGCCGCGATCGAGGGGGCCGTGGCATCCGCCCTCAACGACCTGTTGGGTGCGGGCCTGGGCCCCGTCGCCCTCGCGCAGATCGGGCGCCGCGCCGAGAACGAGGCGGTGGGCGCCCCCACCGGCATCATGGACCAGATGGCCGCGATGCTCGGCCGCACCGATGCCGCAATCTTCCTGGACTGCCGGTCGCTGGCCGCCGACATCGTCGACCTCGGCTTCTCGGCGGCGGGTCTGGAGATCGTCGTCATCGACACACGCGTCTCGCACGCGCACTCCACCGGCGGCTACCGCGAGCGCCGCGACGCGTGCGAACGCGGTGCGGCGCTGATGGGAGTGCCCGCTCTTCGGGACGTCTCGGTCGGTGACCTCGAGCGCGCGCAGCAGGTGATGGATGCGGTGACCTTGCGCCGTGTGCGCCATGTGGTGACCGAGAATCAGCGGGTGCTGGACACCGTGCGGGCGCTGCGAGCGGGAAGTCCGGCCGAGATCGGACCGCTGCTGGATGCCTCGCACGCCTCGATGCGCGACGACTTCGAGATCTCGACACCCGAACTGGACGTCGCCGTGGAGGCCGCCCGCGCCGCGGGCGCACTGGGCGCACGCATGACCGGCGGCGGGTTCGGCGGGGCCGCCATCGCCCTGACCCCGCACGAGCGGATCGACGCGGTCGCCGAGGCTGCGGCATCCGCCTTCGCCTCGGCCGGCTTCGCCGCCCCGCACGTGTTCACGGTCGCCCCGTCGCACGGCGCGCGCCGCGACGCGTGA
- a CDS encoding glycoside hydrolase family 3 C-terminal domain-containing protein encodes MTDWIPVDASGLTLEQKASLTSGADFWTTKAVPDAGIPSIMLTDGPHGLRRQAGSADHLGIADSVPATCFPPAVGLGASFDPALAERVGVALGVESAIADVAVILGPGVNIKRSLLCGRNFEYFSEDPILAGVMGAGLVRGIQSRGVGASLKHFAANNQEFDRMRASSDVDPRPLREIYLRAFQHVVEDAQPWTVMCSYNRINGVYASEDPWLLTHVLRDEWGFEGLVVSDWGAVNDRVKGLPAGLDLEMPASGGRTDAQLVAAVQGGTLDERALDVAAGRVLDLVRKAQARPPASGPDIDDGRWVAAHHALAREAAGRSIVLLKNDGALLPLHAGQKIAVIGAFAETPRYQGAGSSLINPTRLDTALDAIREVVSDAAYAPGFSLTGHDDDAQLAADAVAAAAAAEVAVVFLGLPAAAESEGYDREHIDLPAAQLAVLDAVVAANPRTVVVLSNGGVVALPFRDRVPAIVEGWLLGQAGGSATADVLLGAVNPSGRLTETIPLRLEDSPSYGGFPGEFGHVRYGEGVLVGYRWYDARGLEVAYPFGHGLSYTTFSYGDAAAAVTSSGDVTVTVPVTNTGAVAGREVVQVYTGRAGSIVQRAPRELKAFASLQLAPGQTREVTLTVRRADLAYWDVRVDRWVMEGGAYTVEVGSSSRDIRTATTVQIAGDEVRLPLTMESSVGDLLADPVAGPVVQQAMAALTGGFDDDDGMAKMMASFPIGRMVGFPGVPVTREQIEGLLAAANAGR; translated from the coding sequence ATGACCGACTGGATTCCCGTCGATGCGTCGGGCCTGACGCTCGAGCAGAAGGCGTCGCTGACCAGCGGAGCGGACTTCTGGACGACCAAGGCGGTGCCGGATGCCGGCATCCCGTCGATCATGCTCACCGACGGACCGCACGGGCTGCGCAGGCAGGCGGGATCGGCCGATCACCTGGGCATCGCCGACAGCGTGCCGGCGACGTGCTTTCCCCCGGCGGTCGGGCTGGGCGCGTCGTTCGATCCCGCGCTGGCCGAACGCGTCGGCGTCGCCCTCGGCGTCGAATCGGCGATCGCAGACGTCGCAGTGATCCTGGGACCGGGCGTGAACATCAAGCGGTCGCTGCTGTGCGGGCGCAACTTCGAGTACTTCTCCGAGGACCCGATCCTGGCCGGGGTCATGGGCGCGGGCCTGGTGCGCGGCATCCAGTCGCGGGGCGTCGGCGCGTCGTTGAAGCACTTCGCGGCCAACAACCAGGAGTTCGACCGCATGCGCGCCAGCAGCGACGTCGATCCCCGGCCGCTGCGCGAGATCTATCTGCGCGCATTCCAGCACGTGGTCGAAGACGCCCAGCCGTGGACGGTGATGTGCTCGTACAACCGCATCAACGGCGTGTATGCCTCCGAGGACCCGTGGCTGCTCACGCACGTGCTGCGGGACGAGTGGGGTTTCGAGGGCCTCGTCGTCTCGGATTGGGGCGCGGTCAACGACCGGGTGAAGGGGCTGCCGGCGGGATTGGATCTCGAGATGCCCGCCAGCGGTGGGCGCACCGATGCCCAGCTGGTCGCCGCGGTGCAGGGCGGCACGCTGGACGAGCGGGCACTGGATGTCGCGGCCGGCCGGGTGCTCGACCTCGTGCGCAAGGCACAGGCCAGGCCCCCGGCATCCGGCCCCGACATCGACGATGGCCGCTGGGTCGCCGCCCACCACGCGCTGGCACGCGAAGCGGCCGGCCGCTCGATCGTGCTGCTGAAGAACGACGGCGCGCTGCTGCCGTTGCACGCCGGTCAGAAGATCGCCGTGATCGGCGCGTTCGCCGAGACGCCGCGCTATCAGGGGGCGGGCTCGTCGCTGATCAATCCGACCCGGCTCGACACGGCGCTGGACGCGATCCGCGAGGTGGTGTCCGATGCCGCGTACGCGCCGGGCTTCTCGCTGACCGGCCACGACGACGATGCGCAGCTGGCCGCCGATGCGGTCGCTGCCGCCGCTGCCGCCGAGGTGGCAGTGGTCTTTCTCGGGCTGCCGGCAGCGGCCGAGTCCGAGGGCTACGACCGCGAGCACATCGACCTGCCTGCCGCGCAGCTGGCCGTGCTCGATGCGGTCGTTGCCGCCAACCCGCGCACGGTGGTCGTGCTCTCCAACGGGGGAGTGGTGGCGCTGCCGTTCCGCGACCGGGTGCCGGCGATCGTCGAAGGATGGCTGCTGGGTCAGGCGGGGGGATCGGCGACGGCCGACGTGCTGCTGGGCGCCGTGAACCCGTCGGGAAGGCTCACCGAGACCATCCCGCTGCGGCTGGAGGACAGCCCGTCGTACGGTGGCTTCCCCGGCGAGTTCGGGCACGTGCGCTACGGCGAGGGCGTGCTCGTCGGCTATCGGTGGTATGACGCGCGCGGGCTCGAGGTGGCCTACCCGTTCGGCCACGGGCTGTCGTATACGACGTTCTCGTACGGGGATGCCGCGGCCGCGGTCACCTCGTCGGGCGATGTGACCGTGACCGTGCCGGTGACCAACACGGGTGCTGTCGCCGGTCGAGAGGTGGTGCAGGTCTACACCGGCCGCGCCGGATCGATCGTGCAGCGCGCACCGCGCGAACTGAAGGCGTTCGCCTCGCTTCAGCTGGCGCCCGGCCAGACACGGGAGGTCACTCTCACGGTGCGCCGCGCCGACCTGGCGTACTGGGACGTGCGCGTGGACCGCTGGGTCATGGAGGGCGGTGCCTACACCGTCGAGGTCGGCTCGTCGAGCCGCGACATCCGCACCGCGACCACGGTGCAGATCGCCGGCGACGAGGTGCGGCTGCCACTGACCATGGAATCCTCTGTCGGCGACCTGCTGGCCGACCCGGTCGCCGGCCCGGTCGTGCAGCAGGCCATGGCCGCGCTCACGGGCGGCTTCGACGACGACGACGGCATGGCCAAGATGATGGCGTCCTTCCCCATCGGACGCATGGTGGGCTTCCCCGGCGTCCCGGTCACCCGCGAGCAGATCGAGGGTCTGCTGGCGGCGGCGAACGCCGGGCGCTGA
- a CDS encoding TetR/AcrR family transcriptional regulator: MPKHSASARGSYAKGIVKREEILTRALEVIAREGYRGASVKEIAAAAELSQAGLLHYFGSKEELFTAILRKRDEVDTGQAGVDGRSRDIPLDELRGEVVRIIRHNSEVPGLVELFSRLAVDAADTAHPAHAFFVERGTALRDVFTRSLTAGQADGSVRDDINPATMARALQAIADGAQLQWMLQPEVDMTTVVDALFVLLSPPSTR, from the coding sequence ATGCCGAAACACAGCGCGAGTGCGCGCGGTTCATATGCCAAGGGCATCGTCAAACGCGAAGAGATCCTGACCCGTGCGCTCGAGGTCATCGCCCGCGAGGGGTACCGCGGCGCGTCGGTCAAGGAGATCGCCGCGGCGGCAGAGCTCAGTCAGGCAGGACTGCTGCACTACTTCGGCTCGAAAGAAGAGCTGTTCACCGCGATTCTGCGCAAGCGCGACGAGGTCGACACCGGCCAGGCCGGCGTGGACGGCCGCAGCCGCGACATCCCCCTGGATGAGCTGCGCGGCGAGGTCGTGCGCATCATCAGGCACAACAGCGAGGTGCCCGGCCTCGTGGAGCTGTTCTCCCGCCTGGCCGTGGACGCCGCCGACACCGCGCACCCCGCGCACGCGTTCTTCGTCGAGCGCGGCACTGCCCTGCGCGACGTGTTCACCCGCTCGCTGACCGCCGGCCAGGCAGACGGATCCGTGCGCGACGACATCAATCCGGCCACGATGGCCCGGGCGCTGCAGGCGATCGCCGACGGCGCGCAGCTGCAATGGATGCTGCAGCCCGAGGTCGACATGACGACGGTCGTGGACGCCCTGTTCGTGCTGTTGTCGCCGCCGTCCACGCGCTGA
- a CDS encoding TIGR03560 family F420-dependent LLM class oxidoreductase — translation MRFGTFLPQGWRFDLVGIDPADHWATMRSLAQRADTGPWESLWVYDHFHTTPVPSAEATHEAWALMAAFAASTSRVRIGQMCTCIGYRNPAYLAKVAATIDHVSSGRLEMGIGGGWYEHEWRAYGYGFPEIPQRLRMLREGVEIMHQAWTTGTATLDGRKYQVDGAIMRPLPLQPGGVPLWIAGDGLKVTLKIAAQYASYTNFTGTLEEFTRKDAALRGHCEALGRDQAEIVRSSNFNTIVGATEAEAHERLAAVKARLLPHLGQERADQVEQEYLASDGFGTPEQVVERLTRRRDHGLGYSIHYFPELAYDTSGVELFEREVIPALS, via the coding sequence ATGCGATTCGGAACTTTTCTTCCTCAGGGCTGGCGCTTCGACCTGGTGGGCATCGACCCCGCCGATCATTGGGCCACGATGCGCTCACTCGCGCAGCGTGCCGACACCGGACCCTGGGAATCGCTGTGGGTGTACGACCACTTCCACACCACTCCGGTGCCCAGCGCCGAGGCCACGCACGAGGCATGGGCGCTGATGGCGGCGTTCGCGGCATCCACCTCACGGGTGCGCATCGGCCAGATGTGCACGTGCATCGGCTACCGCAACCCCGCCTACCTCGCGAAGGTCGCCGCCACGATCGACCACGTCTCGTCGGGGCGGCTGGAGATGGGCATCGGCGGCGGGTGGTACGAGCACGAGTGGCGCGCCTACGGCTATGGATTCCCCGAGATCCCGCAGCGGCTGCGCATGCTGCGGGAGGGAGTGGAGATCATGCACCAGGCGTGGACCACCGGCACCGCGACCCTCGACGGCCGTAAGTACCAGGTCGACGGCGCCATCATGCGCCCGCTTCCTCTCCAGCCCGGTGGCGTCCCGCTGTGGATCGCCGGAGACGGGTTGAAGGTGACCCTGAAGATCGCCGCGCAGTACGCGTCGTACACGAACTTCACCGGCACGCTCGAAGAGTTCACGCGCAAGGATGCCGCGCTGCGCGGGCACTGCGAGGCGCTCGGGCGCGATCAGGCCGAGATCGTGCGGTCGTCGAACTTCAACACGATCGTGGGTGCCACCGAGGCCGAAGCGCACGAGCGTCTTGCCGCGGTGAAGGCGCGGCTGCTGCCGCACCTCGGTCAGGAGCGCGCGGACCAGGTCGAGCAGGAGTACCTCGCCTCGGACGGCTTCGGCACGCCCGAGCAGGTCGTCGAGCGCCTGACCCGTCGTCGCGATCACGGGCTGGGGTACAGCATCCACTACTTCCCCGAGCTCGCGTACGACACCTCGGGTGTCGAGCTGTTCGAGCGGGAGGTCATCCCCGCGCTGTCGTGA